TCACCCACACGGAGAACATAATTGATAGAAACTATTTGTGAATGGAAACAGTTTTCCCACCACCATGCATGTGCTTTCGCTGTCAGATGCTGGAATTTCGTTCAATCGTTTTTGCGATTTCAAACCTCTGGATTGGATTGGATGTTCCAATAAAGTTTAAATTGTGTGCACAATTTTACAGCATCCCTTCATCGAACCTAGTGTCACTTCACCAATTCCGCAGCTCCGTAAAGCTCCATAGCGCTTATGTTAATATAAAACTGACGAATCCATCTGAAAGAAATCCTCGAGTTAGCAAAAAAAGCCCCCTCAAACACATTTGCATTATCGATCATGACTGGATGTCGTGAAGCGTAACTAATTGCTACGTAGGATGAATAGCATCAACCAAACAAGCGATCCCTCGCCGTGTCTTGATATATCCCGAAAGAATTCCAACATCGGTTCGCTCACGTTTCAATTGAGCGTTTGAAAGGGAGTTTCCGAAACGGAGTAGGAAAACATAACACAATTTGAATGATATGATTGTAGCCAATGATTTTATATTCTATCATCTACATCGAAACGATTCCGCGTTACAGGTATTAGAATTCCAGCAATATAAATTCTCTGTAAAACGTTaaagttttaaattctttCTTCGGGCACGTGTGCGCGGTTTCTAGCGAACACATAAAAAGTGGAAGGGAACAATCTTACCATCGTGGTGAATTTCCCCTCCACGTAGAAGGTGAGATGTGGTGAGATAGAGTTTCGTGAATAGATGAGCTCAACGGGAGCCGTTAACGTCCGTGAATCGCTCATACAAAAACGTAAATTGATCGATAAACATCAGTCAAGTAATTTACAATTAACCCCCACGGCGATTAATTCCTTCTTACACTACGCGCGAATGTTGAATGTTAGGTACTTGAATGTTTAATGCGCTTGGAAGTTTAATCGTTGGTATTGCTAGGATTAAGAACCAATGATCAACCACCCCTTTTATTAAACGGTCCGTTCTCTTAcatcgttgtttttgttatggcTGGATTAGCATTGCATTGCACCATTTCTTATCAGTGTGTAATGTTTGATTTCCCATATACGAAATAGTGCTGGGAAGTCTAACAAACTTCACTTTGGTAGAGGAATAATTTGAGCGAAATTTGAATGATGCCTTCTTCGAAGAGCATTAGTTTACATCGTGAATGGATTGTTGATGCGTTACACACTGTACGTTGGTTTACAAGTGCGATCTCTGTCAATCCATAGCCAATCGCTCGTTATCGGTCATACGGATCAACGCTTTCCACATTCCCGTAGCGAAAAACAATTACACTCCACGGGCAGCTCATAGTGCTCGTGTGTTCTCCAGCGGACGGTTCATAAGCGTCCTCAACGATCAACAATGAGTCGTAAGTACAGCCGGAATACGGAACGATGATCTTAAACATCATTCAACCGAtactttcgtttcgttgccaGTTTTCCTGAACGGACGCTCGTACAGCTGCCTGGTATGTCCAAAGTCCAGCACATCCTGTTCGGAGCAGCAACATCCACTGCAACGTTTGGTTTCGTACGATGAACTGATCTCGAAGTACGCCCGCAAGGTGAACAGTGATCAGTACGATGCCATCGGTATCTACACCTGTCCGTACTGTACCCTAGACCGGCTGACCGTCGACTCACTGTACGAACATTCATGCGAAGAACATTCGCTGGCTGCAGCTATTGGCGCGCAAATACTTCCGAAAGTTCACTGTccagtttgtgtgtgcttccGGTTGGAGAATTCCTCTGCCTTCATTCAGCAACACACCGGCGGTTTATCGGAGCATATGCTCAGCAGGCATTGCTTTGCCAGCACGCATCAGTACCAGGACGAATTTAAGCTTCGCAGCGAGTTCTGCTGCGATGATGAGTTTGAACTTATCCGATTTAGGGCTACATTCTTATCGCCCACAATTATTACCCCGGAATTACTTTCAGGATATGCGGACGTCAATCAGGATGGCTTACAATCGTACGGGTATTTCTTAATTCCGTATTTCTAGCGTACTTTTCCATTGCCGATTATTAAACATCGAATCTTTCCACAGCATCAACTCGAAGCAATTACCACCAGTGTGTCCTATTTGTTTGGAGCAAATCGATCCGGCAGCTTGTAAGAATTTGCAGCTGTGTGTTCATCAATTCCATGACTTGTGCATTGACCGATGGttagaagagaaaaaatgcTGCCCAGTGTGTAGGTGTGAATGTTCCTGATTCGATTGTTAGCTTCTATCTTCGGTAGCATAAAccttataaatattttaaacaggattaactttaaataaatcaatcaatttatcaACCCAAAGCAATGTAATCAAATGCTTCAATTTTGTTAGGATACTTCTTCATGATCAGGAAGAAACACATATATTTCGAAGATCTTAATCTTTAAGCGCTTataaacaaattgcatacGGAGAAAGAAAACTTCTGTACAGCTAGGGTTTTGCGTAGTGAACACCTGATACTATCATGAAATTACCATCTATTTCCACCGCCGCCTCCACGATTACCACGgaaaccaccaccgccacgTCCTCCGCCGCCTCCACGACCACGGAAACCTCCACCGTCACCACTACCACCGCCGCCTCGGCCCCGGaatccaccgccaccaccacctctgCCACGGAAGCCACCAGGACCACCACGGCCACCCGGTTTGCCCACGCGTCCACCCGGTCGGCGAGTCTGATTTCCCGGTAAAAATCGTGCAAGTGGCAACAGTTTCGACGAGTCAATAAACAGCTTCTGTTTATTCTGGAATCCGTCCGGCTTCATGTTGTCATTCAGTTTGATCGACACGTAGAAATTCCGCAGATTGCCAAAGATCTCATCGACCTTGCCGATCAGCTTCTCGCCCTCCATATAAATTGGTGCATTAAAGAATGGTACATTTTCGACTTCCACCTTAGCGATCAAATCCTCCTGACACGGATAATCGTAATATCCGAGGGGAATGATATTCTTTGGGCCTTCGTCCCGGGAGCCGAAACTTCGATTGTTGAAACCACCACGGAATCCACCtccgcctccaccaccacggccaccaccaccacctcgtCCACCAaatccaccgccaccacctcGTCCACCAaatccaccgccaccaccacgtCCGCGGAAACTCATATCGAACAAACTGTAACGACAGGTAAACAAGCCGGATCATTAAAAGTGAGGTTAGGTGTCTTCACACAAGCCGTTTCGCGTCCGATGTTAATTACATTACAAGGGCTACAGGTAGGCGAAATTATGTTAAAACTACCATTACTTCAACCGTCCCAACGGGTagcttaaaaattaaaattaaaataattaagttGTGTCTTATAAAATTTGGCAACAACAAATTTTGCCTAGCACATTGTCAACATAACGCATCGACCATGAACGGTATTGTGATTATATTTACCTGATTTCATATCTAAAGCAATATTAACTATTTGATACTCACCAAAAACCAATAACACGATCAATCTGGAGTCAATAGCCTTTAATTTCGCTAGAAATTCAAGAATTCTTGCAATTACGATGCTCACAATTCCATGGCTCGTTGTCCTTTTGCAAACAACCTACCACATGTTTACAATCCACCGGTTGTCAAACACATGTGCCAACTGTCATGGGCCTTCACTACGTCCAAAGATTGTCTACGAACAGACAGATCAACATGTAGAAAGTATCAATTTATTCATACAGATTATCTTTGAATATTGATTCTAATGTTATACAGAAAGTATATTTGTATCATTTACCACAATTTGATATCTTCAGCAAATTGGTCGTTCGTTTCATAATGTTGCggataaatatttgcaaacaaaaattattgtCGAGTTCATAAACCGCAATATAAacgtttattttcttcgtttgtttaCGACACAAACGTCCAAACCAATTTGCGAAGTCGCGGCTTGTGGTGGAAACCCCAAAATACAGCATCACTAGAGGTTTCTGTTCGAAGCgtctttcaatttcattcaataGCCCGAGATACAATCTTCGAAATGACTGAAGAAGAACAGGTATATTCGTTTTATTATCCCTAGTTCGTTGAATTTATCCGTAGTTGTTTGTGGTTTATCCGCTTGTATAGATGCCGATCATTCCCGTAAAGGAACCCTTGGATCTTATCCGGCTTAGTTTGGATGAAAAAATTTACGTAAAAATGCGATACGAACGAGAATTGCGAGGACGATTGCATGTAAGATCCATTCGCTCTTACGATTGCTGTCCGAATGTATTTATCTCTTGCTTTGTCTTCTACGGAATCTAGGCGTTCGATCAACATCTGAACATGGTGCTGGGCGATGCCGAAGAAACAGTCACCACGGTAGAGATTGACGAAGAAACCTACGAAGAGGTGTACAAAACCACCAAACGCACCATTCCAATGTTGTTTGTGCGTGGCGATGGAGTCATACTGGTTTCGCCGCCAATGCGTGTTGGCAGTTAAACAGTGTAATCTATCCATCCTATCGGCAAAGATGTAAAGAAAAGAGTAACATGCTTAAGTGAAATTCGGACAATTTGGTCATTTTATTCCAAATAACGTAAAGTTGCAACAATTTGTTCTCCACTCTGTGGAATGAATTGGTGTAACCGTTCAGGGACTGGCGATATTAAACTTccgaaatcatttttacacccTTCAAGCCAGCCAAGATATTGCACCCTGTTATGCGCGACATTTCAATGCGAGTCTCGATGTCGGCACTGCCAATGTGAGGTAATACCACAACGTTTGGGAGCGTTAGCAGTGGATTATCCAGAGGCAATGGCTCGGGTGTAGTGACGTCCAGTCCGGCTGCCTGTATTTTACCCGCACGTAAAGCATGAATCAAATCGTGCTGTTCGACCACTCCACCCCGGCTGGTGTTAATTAAGATTGCCGAAGGTTTCATGCGCGAAAACACGGCGTCGTTGAACAGATTGGCCGTTTCCACATTGTACGAACAGGCAATGATGAGGAAATCACTCGTTTCGATCAACTCATCGAACGGAACTTGCGTGACGCCCAAATCCTCGGCTGTGAGAAATTTATCCGTGCGACTCGTGAACTGAATCCGCGCTGGTTTAAACGGTGCTAAACGTTTTGCCACCTCTTGACCGATGCGGCCGAAGCCAAAAATTCCCACCAGCGAATCTTTTACTCCCTTGCCACACATCCACATCGGAGACCACGATTTCCAGCCGCCAGTGTGAACTTGCTTGTTTGCTTCCAATAATCGACGCGCTGTTGCCAGCAGCAAGGCAACGGTCAGTTCGGCCGTTGCGTCCGTCAGCACATCCGGTGTGTAGCCAATACGAATTCCTCTCTGTTTGCATTCTTTCACATCGATATGATCATAACTGTGAAGCAGAAACGAACATTCTTAATTGATTTTACAGCCAAACCCGTCGCAAACCTACCCAACTGAGATGGTAGAAATGACCTTAAGATTGGGTCCAGCCTGATCGAGCAACTCCTTGTCGATGCGATCGTTCAGTGAACAGTAGATTGCATCTTTTCCCGCCACATTTTTGAGAAATTCATCCCTCGGCACAGGATAAGCTTCGTCCCACAGTGATATGTCACATCTGAAAGCGAAAACGAATAGCTGAATGGTAGTTTAAGGGCAGATAAAAACCTAATTACTTACTCTTCTCTTAATAGATCCAACCCAATTCTGGCATAATCGTTTCGGGTCACGTACACTTTCGGTTTCATCTCAAAACAGCAATAATGTCGATGCGTCTGGGAAGTGACTGTTCGAGCCGCAGAGATGGATCGATGCAGCCGTCGTGAATGTACATCAACCCCGTACCATACCGAACCTCTCAAGCTGGCAGTCGATAGAGCTGCAGAAAGCTGACGAAACACTGGATTCATTCCACGAACGATCgagaaacgcaaacaaactgcTTCAAATAATTCCCTGTGCTGGTGCGGTCGTGATCGTTAAACGGTTTGTTCAGTATATCAACAAAACTGCCCTGATTCTCCACCCTGGGCCTTATGTAAGGGTTGTGTACACCAGCACAACGCTGCGTCTTTGTTTTATGCAGCTCTTCAAAAAAGAAGGACCGAGCTTCGTACAGTTGGAGAAAGTCAAgcaagtttgtttttgtaactATCATTCAAGTATTCATCTTTTCCATGTCTATTATTTGCACCATAATTGATAGCAACGCTAAGAAAATTCAATCCGCCAACACTTTGTGGTTCTCGTCACATTTTTAAATCGTTACGAATACAAACTACAACACTCTCGTCCGCTTGTCATTTCTCATTTCAGAAATAAACTGTGTTCTCCTCTTCAAGACGGTGCGCACTTTCTGTAGCTGGTTGATAATGTCTTGAAAGACAAATGAGGTCAGACCAGCAAACCAGAGCCCAATCAATGTCACGGTGAAACCCACTTTCACTTTGATAAGATGCGCTTGTTTAATATACTTACATCGATCAAAGAGCGAATAATCAATCATGAGCAAACGAGTGTTCTATTGCTCCAGGACCTTTCCTTAGCACGCAGCTGTTGGCTTTTGTTGATTAAAGCAGAAAATTTCCCCAAATATCTACACCAGCGAGGAGAAATTTCCAACACCGTACGGCAAGAAACGTCAAAATCAgctgtttgtaaacaaacgaacaCTTTCCTAAAGACCCAGTTTGGCAAGGCTAAATGCTTCAAGCGATCAAAACAGTTCTTGGAAGACCGCATAAACATACAGCGTGGCAGACAACCGCAACGTTTATTAGCATGTCCAAAAAATCCAGCAAAGCAGCTGGCGGCAAACATTcaaaagtggaaaaacatGACATAAACAACACATCGGCGCCAAGTGGTCCTGTGCTGGTAGATGCAAAGACTGGAAACTTGATCGTTAAAATATTGGCCAAACCGGGGGCAAAAACAAGCGGAATTACTGATGTTAGTGAGGAAGGAGTTGGATGCCAAATAGGTAAGAGCGTACGGGGAATGATGGCTACACGATCGGTCAAAATTGTACaccatttgtttccattttagcCGCTCCTCCGATCGATGGTGAAGCAAATACGGAATTGATTAAATATCTCTCCAAATTGCTTGATCTACGGAAGAGTGACATCAGTCTCGATCGTGGATCCAAATCACGCCAGAAGACGATCGTGCTAGATAAAGATGGTTGTCGGCATAGCCCGGAACAGTTAATTGCTATATTTCGCACTGAAGCGTCCGCCGGAATGTAGCCACTCACAACAGGTGAGATTGATCAACAAGACAGATAAACAAATCCTATAATAAACGGGTCGTTTGTTGCATTTAGTCGATCACAATACAGCATGGGTTTACTCTCATAATCGCAATGTGTAGAAATGCAGTTCTGATACTGCTCATATCATATTGTCACAACATGAAAAGGAGAATCGGAGCGAGGTCATGGATTAGATAAATGAGGACTGATTTTGTCGGATATTACGTACAATTATGTTATAAGCTACTTAGGGGAAGATTCAACACCGTGCTTAGCTACGAGTAAACCGTAAACCGcagaaacaaatattgttaatatatttatttttttaactttgatCTCATTTCGTTATTGAACACCGTACAATGTATCAGGGCCGTGCGTGCCGGTATTTTGTAGCtcggtgtggtgtggtgcgCATCAAATGAAATCCGTGAAATCCTTCGACGAAACTTCACGATTCCAACACACAAGCGAGTCCCGAATGAGaatataaattgttttgtGATAAACTGATAAAAACAATTACCTTTTGATTAAATAAGACTACTTCCTATACCCATGCCCGAGATATAATGCAAGTAGCAGTGCTTCATTTACtatatgcattaaaaatggaaacagaCAGTGGAGTGGCAATacctaaacaaaaaaaacacaaacagtggaattaaaattgaataacaATCGTTAGCTTTTACAAACTTTCCACGCTAGAATGTTTCGTGGCCAGCGTTATAAACAATACAACGTTACCCTAATTGCAACAGAACGGAAGAGAATTTCCCCGACATGACACATGACATGACATGAATAAACAACTTGGCTATTGTTTGAAACATTGAAGCTCTGCTAGAAGATGGGAGTAATATAGTGCTTGCTTGAAATATGCATTCCTATTCGTTGCAAATCGGAAAAAGATCGCGCTAAAGGTAcacagtgtttgtgtgtgtctcaCTCATCCTGTAGACATGCCCAATAATCAATACAACCCAGGATGGAGTACAGTAAATTTACTAAAAGTTACCACTTCTGGCGCAACCGAAGAGAAAACACCAAAAGCAGTTGTTAGGAATGTCCGATACGGCAAAAGAACGCATTCCGATCGTTTCCTGGAGCTTTCTGTTTACGGTTCTCCGAAAAGCATCTCCGATCCAGGAGGTATTCGGCCACTGGCCGGGAAACTAAAATATTGCGCCGATTGAAATACATTCGCCAATTGGGCAGACGACGTAGCTGTTGTCGTCATTGTCGTTGCAACCATCACCGTCCCCGTCGGGCtgggttttgtttcctctATTGATCTAGCCAGTGTCTCCGTGGCAGGAGCACCTACCACAGTGGCAACAGTAACGCTTGGGACGCTACCGGTTCCGTTATCGATTTGCAGTGTCAGGTTGTAAGGATCATTGATGTAGTCCGAGTAGATGTCGGATGCTTCCGCCGGGGCTGGATTCGGCTGTACGAAAATCGGAGCAAAACTTTGGGCAATACCGATGGGTACGTGCTGCAGGGAAGGATACTGTGAACCTGCTAGACGATGACTTAATGGAACATTTCCAGTTTCTACATCGGGAATCGTGGACATATCAGAGCTGATTTCTGATTCTTTACTTCCAGCGTCCAGCGTGCCCATTGGCAAATGTTGTGTACGGGATCCCAGGAATCCCGGGAGTTCGATAATGTTCGATGCAACCGGCGCTACCATCCGAGGAACCGGCTGTACCGGTGCCattgtttgatgttgttgcgaTATGG
This region of Anopheles marshallii chromosome 2, idAnoMarsDA_429_01, whole genome shotgun sequence genomic DNA includes:
- the LOC128719760 gene encoding glyoxylate reductase/hydroxypyruvate reductase, whose amino-acid sequence is MNPVFRQLSAALSTASLRGSVWYGVDVHSRRLHRSISAARTVTSQTHRHYCCFEMKPKVYVTRNDYARIGLDLLREECDISLWDEAYPVPRDEFLKNVAGKDAIYCSLNDRIDKELLDQAGPNLKVISTISVGYDHIDVKECKQRGIRIGYTPDVLTDATAELTVALLLATARRLLEANKQVHTGGWKSWSPMWMCGKGVKDSLVGIFGFGRIGQEVAKRLAPFKPARIQFTSRTDKFLTAEDLGVTQVPFDELIETSDFLIIACSYNVETANLFNDAVFSRMKPSAILINTSRGGVVEQHDLIHALRAGKIQAAGLDVTTPEPLPLDNPLLTLPNVVVLPHIGSADIETRIEMSRITGCNILAGLKGVKMISEV
- the LOC128708541 gene encoding UPF0235 protein C15orf40 homolog gives rise to the protein MLQAIKTVLGRPHKHTAWQTTATFISMSKKSSKAAGGKHSKVEKHDINNTSAPSGPVLVDAKTGNLIVKILAKPGAKTSGITDVSEEGVGCQIAAPPIDGEANTELIKYLSKLLDLRKSDISLDRGSKSRQKTIVLDKDGCRHSPEQLIAIFRTEASAGM
- the LOC128719642 gene encoding H/ACA ribonucleoprotein complex subunit 1, which gives rise to MSFRGRGGGGGFGGRGGGGGFGGRGGGGGRGGGGGGGFRGGFNNRSFGSRDEGPKNIIPLGYYDYPCQEDLIAKVEVENVPFFNAPIYMEGEKLIGKVDEIFGNLRNFYVSIKLNDNMKPDGFQNKQKLFIDSSKLLPLARFLPGNQTRRPGGRVGKPGGRGGPGGFRGRGGGGGGFRGRGGGGSGDGGGFRGRGGGGGRGGGGFRGNRGGGGGNRW
- the LOC128706883 gene encoding U6 snRNA-associated Sm-like protein LSm3, producing the protein MTEEEQMPIIPVKEPLDLIRLSLDEKIYVKMRYERELRGRLHAFDQHLNMVLGDAEETVTTVEIDEETYEEVYKTTKRTIPMLFVRGDGVILVSPPMRVGS
- the LOC128709321 gene encoding uncharacterized protein LOC128709321, with product MSSTGAVNVRESLIQKRKLIDKHQSTGIRNDDLKHHSTDTFVSLPVFLNGRSYSCLVCPKSSTSCSEQQHPLQRLVSYDELISKYARKVNSDQYDAIGIYTCPYCTLDRLTVDSLYEHSCEEHSLAAAIGAQILPKVHCPVCVCFRLENSSAFIQQHTGGLSEHMLSRHCFASTHQYQDEFKLRSEFCCDDEFELIRFRATFLSPTIITPELLSGYADVNQDGLQSYGINSKQLPPVCPICLEQIDPAACKNLQLCVHQFHDLCIDRWLEEKKCCPVCRCECS